DNA sequence from the Pungitius pungitius chromosome 3, fPunPun2.1, whole genome shotgun sequence genome:
GATGATAACTTAATTTCTTTGATGACTATGATACTGATAATGTGATGTAGGCCGTTCTACAAGCCAGTCTTTACATACTGTTACTGTTGTGCTAAAAAATAATCATCTCCCTGGGAGAAGGCTTTTCCGAGACCCCAGATGTAAGACCGTGTCCATTTGTTTCCAGGGCAAGAACATCGTCGTGTTCTACGGCTCCCAGACGGGCACAGGGGAGGAGTTCGCCAACCGACTGTCCAAAGACGCTCAGCGCTACGGCATGAAGGGAATGGCCGCCGATCCAGAGGAGTATGAGATGGTAATTAGCGTCACGCTGGAAAGATCCGTCCTCGGCCTTTAGGATTTTAAAACGCGTTGCTTTGGCCAAGAAATTATTCAGTTTACACATGCGTGGATATAATGTGTACTTGTGATGATGacataacacaacacacaacaacaaacagaactAAAGAACagcttaaaataataataataatatgtgaataaaattacattttaattataCATCCGGTCTGCTCCAATAAAACATGTCCAGACAAGTGGGTCCATAAAGGCGCGTGCAGCATCTGCGTGAATCAAAGTCAGCAAGTTGTTATTCAGTGAAAAAATGATGACCGTTAAACAATAATGAGTGGACAACGCTGCCTTGAGCTCCATGGATGCCTCGGACGCTTTGATCTTCGTAGTCTCATGTCTGCTTTCTCGAAGCCGCCCGTCGAGTGTTGAACACAAACGTTgatctctcctctgctccctgtCCCTGCTTATCGTGTCTCATGGCGTTCCAGGGAGAGCTGGCCCGTCTCGCCGAAGTTAAAAACTCCCTCGCCATATTTTGCATGGCCACCTACGGCGAAGGAGACCCGACGGACAACGCCCAGGACTTCTACGACTGGCTGCAGGAAAATGATGACGAGGATCTCTCCGGACTAACCTACACAGTGAGTCtattcaaaacaacatggaataAATACATGGAATCAAATGTGATTGCACAGGgattatgttgtttttatttattatgggCTCATGTGTGACTTCAGTTGATCGACTTAAATCAGTGATCACGTTTTTCGAAATTTTCCTTTTTAGCCCACTACCAAATCCCCTGCACTACAAAACTGGAAAAACCatctacaaaaaaaatcaaatgatttTCCTCTGATATTTTTAGGGGTACTGTTACCTGTAAGTTTGGTTTGTTTGGTGAGTCACGCCATGTCAGTGTGCCTCACCGACATGCATCATGTGAGCTGGCTCGGCCTTTGTGTGCCCCACAAAAGGAAGGCTTTGTGCGCTGTGTGGCTGCTCCGTCTGTTTACGTTTATGCGGGTTCCCATTAGCTTCggctctgcagcagctcttcctgccgtctgtgcgtgtgcgtcatTGTGTCATCGTCGGGGGGGGCAGCGCCTCTGGCCTCATTCTGGGGAAGAACCTCCCCCTGGGAATTTCAGTCGCGTCCTTCCTCCTGTATTTACTCAAGTGCCTGACaactaaaaaaaatggaatgttTAGTTTAAATTTGACCATTTTCATGTAAACTCTTCAATATCATAATATACTTTCATTTCCATCTTCTCTGCTTTAAGTCTTAAGGGAAGTCCACAGTGATGGTTTGTCTCTGTGCACTTCTGTCTCCAGGTGTTTGCTTTGGGCAACAAGACGTACGAACACTACAACGCGATGGGAAAATACGTTGACAAGAGGCTGGCAGAACTCGGCGCTAAGCGCATCTTCGACCTGGGCCTGGGAGACGATGATGGCAAGTGAGTGCTGAAAAGGGACCGGTGGCTAAACGCGTTCATGTCAATATTGTAGAGAAGTCTAATTTGTTGAATAAGTTAAGAATTGACTGTTTGGATGTCTTTCTCTGCTGACCGGCCGGGTTGTGTCTTTCAGTCTGGAGGAGGACTTTGTTTCGTGGAGGGAGCAGTTCTGGCCGGCCGTCTGTGAGCACTTTGGAGTCGAAGCCTTAGGAGATGATTCAAGGTTCATTTACAAATGATTtcaccctttttatttttcatcgtTTCAAGTTTTACTTCTTTTTATATCTTTACTAAGACTGGTCACGCTAAAACAGGACTTGTTTGATTCAATCCCACCCGCCTGTATGTGAAATGAACAAATGCCAAGAAtccttttcaaatgtgtttttcttttcaagtgGGCATTCTTCATTTTAGAGCATTCTAAAAATAGCATTATTaggttttctatttttatttcatttaattaggAATTCATCTGATTTCGGGTATACGTGTGTGCAGTTTCTGAAGCCCCTGAAACTGGTTATTTCCCCTCGCAGCATCCGTCAGTACGAGCTGAAGGAGCACACCGACATCAACATGAACAAAGTGTACACAGGAGAGATCGGGCGCCTCAAGAGCTTCGAGGTGCAAAAGCCGTAAGTACTTCACTAAAGACGCTGTTTACGAGCAGAACGCATTCATCATGGAAGTCCTCTGTGTGCAATCATTGCTCACTTAGACCTCATGTGGTTACCAAGTTTACCAGAGTTCACTTTCAAAGAAATGAAGCTTTGCGCCCCCTAGTGGACACTGGAAACATATTTACACAGCCCTTTTGAATCtaacattatttattcatagggatttttttttaccatctctCGTGATCTCTGTGCTTAAGActgcttttttacattttcgTGTTGCCGTTTCATTTACAGGCCCTTCGATTCGAAAAATCCATTCCTGGCGCCGGTCACAGTCAACCGCAGACTGAACAAAGCCGGCGATAGACATCTCATGCACCTGGAACTAGACATAACGGGCTCCAAGATCAGGTGAAGACATTTGGATGTGTCTATGGCACCGTTTTGACCCAATGGGggtgaaaagaaaatctattaACGCTCATAATTAATTTCATGAATACCGGTCAAAGTCTGAATTTGCCACCCGCTGTGATTCCAGATACGAGTCGGGAGATCACGTTGCCGTCTTCCCCACAAATGACTCTGCATTGGTGAACAAGCTGGGACAAGTCCTTGGAGTGGACCTTGATGCGGTTATCTCCCTTAACAACCTTGATGGTATGGCATTGAAGGCCTGACGCACGCTGACTTATGAGCTCGGCcctgaaaaagaaaacctccCCTGATATCAACAGCAGACGCATCCTGTGACGTTATATGACGGCAGTAGAGAGCTATTGCCGTTTTATTAGTTGTTGACTTTTGTTACAGATTAAATTAATTTCCTGTCGTCATGAGGgttatcaaatgtattttagagGCCTAATTGAAACCTGACGCGGCTCCTGATTAGTGCTTATGAACATTATTAAACATGGCATTAAGAGCTCAATGATAAATGACTCCGCACGCACAATAACCTTGACtcataatgtaaaatatatatatatatatatatatatatatatatatatatatatatatatacaagagACATTTGTTGTAAGAATAAATCAAATCGggtcatttatttttcagaggAGTCCAACAAAAAGCACCCTTTCCCCTGCCCGACCTCCTACCGCACCGCCCTGACCCACTACCTGGACATCACCAACTCCCCTCGCACCAACGTCCTCTACGAGCTGGCCCAGTACGCCTCCGACCCCAAAGACCAGGAGAACATGCGCAAGATGGCCTCTTCCTCACCCGAGGGCAAGGTGAGTGCCGGGTGGAAAAGCCACGGAAAGTGTCCGTTGGAATGATGTCTTGAGGCCAAAACGTCATGCAGTTGCATTTCGTCAACCCCCTTTCCACCTCTTGTGCGTCACGTTGCTGCGCTTGCGTTGTCTCCAGGCTCTCTACCACAGTTGGGTGCTGGGCGCCAGCAGAAACATCCTGGCTATCCTGGAGGATATGCCCTCCCTGAGGCCTCCGGTGGACCACCTGTGCGAGTTGCTGCCTCGTCTCCAGGCCCGCTATTACTCCATCGCCTCCTCCTCGAAGGTAATTCCCCCGTAAGACCCACGCGCCGCGACAGGCAGAATGTGGACGCCGGCGGCGCTGTTGGTAAACTCTGCCGCGTTCTGTAGGTTCACCCCAACAGCATCCACGTCTGCGCCGTGGTGGTGGAGTACGAGACCCCGACCGGCCGCACCAACAAGGGGGTCGCCACCAACTGGCTGAAGAACAAACTGGTCTCTGACAACGGCCACAAGTCCACCGTTCCCATGTTCATCCGCAAGTCCCAGTTCCGCCTGCCCTTCAAAGCCACCAACCCGGTGATCATGATCGGCCCCGGCACGGGAATCGCCCCCTTCATGGGCTTCATCCAGGAGAGAGCCTGGCTCAAACAAcaaggttttgtttgtgtttgagtgttgttgctgttgtttgtcTGACCTTTTCAAAACGAGGACGAAACccttcattcaaacacagacCAGATCATTTTTAGATAGTGAGAATGCTTATTAATCATAATAAATGTGAGTTTATTTCATTCTCAGAattacttctctttttttaaataacagtgGATGAGCCTGAAAGACATAAATAGGACACATATGACAACCTCTGTTGTTTAATGTTGTAGGAAAGGATGTTGGAGAGACGGTGATGTATTTCGGCTGCAGACACAAGAACGAGGATTACATCtaccaggaggagctggaggacgcaGAGAAGAATGGAGTTCTGACACAGCTCAACGTGGCCTTCTCCAGAGACCAGGAGCAAAAGGTGCGTCTGAGGAGCACAGCAAACTCTCTGTGTCTATGAAAAGAGCCAAATAATGTCTGGAAAGTAATGAATCAGATTACAAATGCATTGTACTTGTATTGAAAATAACTTTGATATTTCAAAATTACGTTTCTTTTTATCATGTTAATATAATTTGCTCAATGATCCAATATAAAGTTATCGTTACAGAAGTTTAATTTTGATTGtagcattatttttttatttacaattttttttgatTACATTGTAACATAAGTGAAAAATTAATATTAAGACAGCCAGACTACTGAAATATAATTTACTGTATATAATGCATCTATCTGTATGTTGATATACCTTTTTGTTACTTGTGTATTTTATGTGAATAGAACTTTTCTAACATTGATCCAAATATGAAAACGTGTTCCTACTCCTTTTCCCCAAATAAAGTTGTACGTACAGCATCTCCTGAAGACCAACAAGGAGCACGTCTGGAAGCTGATCCACTCTGAAAATGCGCACATCTACGTCTGCgggtaaataaacaaacaacatctTACAAAAGACAAAACTTTCACATGAATTTTTGAAGTTGTAAAAGAATTCTGAGTTGAGTAGTAGAATTTTGCGTCACCGATCGGTTGTGACCATTTGATATCCAGTATTTGGGAATGTATACTGAAGGTAAAGCAAATGCTGGTTTATGTCAACACATTGTCTTTGGCACCTCCCTGTGGGATATTCAGTTAGTTTATACTGCCGTCATTTATGAATCAATAGCCAATAACATCTAATGGCATCTCTTTCTTGATTTCAGCGATGCAAAGAAGATGGCCCATGATGTGCAGACGGCCCTTTACGAGATAGGAGAGGAACTTGGAGGCCTGACGCGCACACAGGCCACCGATTACATCAAGAAACTGATGACCAAGGGACGCTACTCGCAAGACGTCTGGAGTTAAGAGCTGTAGACCCAGCCACAGACTCATCTCAAAGTGGggcttttaaatgttatttttgtgcaTTGTGTTTTATCAGgactaaatataaaaaacattacaCACGCGTTCGTCTCCCTGGTTCACGAGAGCTACAGGTAGCAGAAGAGCTTAAGGCAAACACTACCTCAGCATGTTTTGTTGATAAAACCCACTCAGCAAATTTCAATCGGTATTTGGTAACGGTACTGCGCTGTGTGTCTGGACCACCGTGCGCTGCAGACTCCACGAGAGCCGTCGTGTTGCACCCAACAGCggtttcccccctccccccgtctgcAGCAGAGAGTCGTCCTCATttcagattttattttcttattaaatTCCGTTTTTGTATCAGTGAGTCAATTAAGCAGCTTCGTagcttcaccagcagctgatGACAACTCGGCGGGAAACGGGGGGCTCGCTGCGACCCAACTGTGGATCCACGCAACATGATTCCACTGAGAACATAACGATGTACACTGAACATGTAGAAATCTCTTTTAGTTTGTCATCTTGCGATATTTGTAACTTCCTTCTAATTGATTACCAATTATAGAGGTAGGAAATAATATTGTATCATGCAAATGTCTTAGTGAATATGCAGAGTATTGTGTTTCCTGGGGCAGTGGGAAGAGTGCCCACTTCAGTCTCTCAGGAGATCTAGTAATATTTCAGACATAAATCTTCCAGACAACATGTATGAATTGAAATATAACAAGTATGCATTTATCTTTTGAAAAGAGATGTTGCCTGTTATGCATACGTTTGTGTTGATTTCATCAGGAGCTGTAACCTTTTTGAGGCACAAACAGTGATGCAAAGTGGAAGATCATTTTACAGATAAATCAATGTGattatgtttgtattttttcccTAAATAGTTGGCATTtaaacatgatgaaaatgaatgtcAGTACCATGTACGATTTGTTAAATTTGATATATTGTGCTTCAAACCACATCTAGCCTCTCAAATGTTGGCTATTTATTTGATATGCAGAGGAGCATGTAAGGAGATTGTATTGTGGCCGCAACACATGACAACCACCTCTGCTCCACTGTTATCtgtatttagtttattttgtcacATATGCGCCACTACGTGAAGATCACCCGACACATCAATACCACTAGATGTGTCTCTTTGAATCTGGCGGTCAGTCCTTTTGTGAATATGGAAAGTTTGAGGAATACAGCCAACCAGCTGAAGTGCACCCTGTGCCTTTTTACCATTGCCTTATCTATTTAGGTATCAATTAAATCCTGATGCTTCGCCGTGTAAcaaagttttttattttattttgtgcttaCATTGTTAAAGTCGGCTGTCATTCTTAACAATGTAATTTCAACATATCAAGGCAtgcattttttaatgaataaaatttGAATAATTTGCTGTGTCAATGACTTATGTGATTCAATAATTGTTGActatgaatatgtgtgtgtgtgtgtgtgtgtatatactgtatatgtatacacacacaactttagccattttttgcatcttttttatCTCCATCTCAACAATACAGTAAAGTTGCAGTGAGTTTGTTTGGATGAAGTTCTAATCATAATTGACTTGCATTACCAATGACAGCATTTTTTAAGACGTGGAATGAACTAAATGCTTAGGttatatggaatgccgttttattccaaattaaataaataaatgaataaataaatacataaataaatgaaatatgcatttgaaatacatcgtgaaataaataaatgaggcaataaatacataaatattaaataagtaatttcatggtacttttatttccttttttgcaCACGACTCTTGTCTTCGGAATGTGAGAGATaaccacgccccctgatttgcatataagaacgtgaagtgaaataaagtggcattatgaaataaaagtggcattatgaaataaaagtaccatgaaataaataaatgtgtacttatgaaattaaagtaccatgaaatgattaaatttaTTTCggatttatgtatttattcatttatttaattttgaataaaacggcattccataaggTTACCTGAACAAAACCAACCTCTTACTTCTCTCATTGAAAAAGTAGGTGTGGATAACAGCAGATTGGTTGCACATAACAGGTTTGTCAACCATGTTTGAATCTGAGAGAAAGTTCAAGTTCCAGGGAAATATTTGAATGAGGCCCAATACACTGAGCTAATGATACACTTTGCAGCACAATATAAGGGTAGAGGAAACCTCCGATAGCAAGAGCAGCACAGGTGGAAGTAATTTTCCTAatgattcaattaaattaaTGTCCTTGAGAAAGTAACTGTGCACAATCGTATTCTGCCTTGTGGATACATTCTTTGTCAATGTTTGTCAAACTGCATTTCTAGGCCGCGGTGCATTGCATTGTAGCCGTTCAACTGTAGGCGGCGGTACTTGTGTTTAGCTTTAAATACGAGCAGtccgcaggaggaggaagaagaagaagctgcttAAGGGGGAAGTGTTGCAGTGTGCAGATCAATTCTGTGGCGCTGCGTAGATGTCAACCAGGGTTTTTAGCAACTAGTCAGAAAAACGATTTCATTGCAATTTTTTTAACTAAATATACAACGTCACAGAATGGCCACTGGTAAGTCAACGTGTGTTTTAACGATTGGTCTAGCTAGATAATTAAAAGTAAGTCGGATAGCATTGAAGCTACATTATCGGATGACCGCGAGGCCAGAAAAAGGGCCCCGTCTATTTCATGGGGGGAAATGAACATCTGTCGTTAGCAGACACATATTATCTTACCAGGGTGTTCGAGTTCACGTTTCTTGTGCTCAGTACGGTGCTTGATATTTCTATCGCACTTAACTGGGTTAGTAATCCATGGTCGTTCCTTATGTCAAGTAACATGATCTGGCAATCCCACTTCCTGAGCGGGGCCTTGACGCGGCTAGTTAGCTTAAGCTAGCTCTGTTTTTGCTACTAAGCGTGAACGCGTCTTTGTTTATACCGGTGCTGTTGTTTCACCGCTAGCCGCTAAGCATTAAAGACACGAGCCAGTGCACCTTTGGGAAATATGCTCATTTGGTTTATAATAATTTTGTTTAAAGTAAACCGTTACTCGGATGActtaaatgttcaaatatttggTTTAGTCGCGTTTCAAGTATTAGCCCGAGCCTGAAGCACATTGAccgccatttttttttactggtttgGCGTGGTGACAGGCCTGTTGATGTAACGTTATAACATAACCCCCCTGATTGCTTTATCTCACGTAGACCCTGCATCAACGACATAACGTTACTAATTTTAATATGTTCCTCGATAACGCGCGGTAGGAGGGCGACGCTTATACAATGTTACGTTACGTAAAGTTTTAACGTTGGTTAATTAACCGatgtttttactttactttcagATTCAGGCTACGGTGGCTCACAGAGGTACGTTTGAGCTCATGTAAAACGAGCATTGCATGCATACACATTCGCAGTCAAATCACGCATAACAcagtaaaaatactttttcaatCCAAAAGCAGGAGTTTACggcttttttcttctatttgcaGCTACGGGTCATATGGAGGTCAGCAGAGTGGACAGGTGAGGCTTGTCCCCAAGTTAACCAACGTTACCATCAGAATGTTGGCTTTTTACCCCTTGTTTAAAATGGGCTTTCTGCTGTGCAGGGTTATGGACAAGGAAATGGCAGTGGCTCTTACGGCGGGCAGAGTTACAGTGGGTATGGACAGCCAGCCGGAGCAACACAAGGTATAGCAGCAGCTCAAGGTATATAATGCGATTTTAATATAAGCACTTTACACCTCAGAAATGAGTGATCTGTTGCTCTGatcacttttaaaaaataacattttctcaaGCTTAATTCTCAGTAGACTAACCTCAACATCTGTGATTCTCCAAGACCATGTGTTTTGTGGGGAAAATTCAACCGTGCATGGTTTTAAAGAATTTAGATGTTAATTTTCTTTCCGACAGATGCTTATGGCCAGTCTCAGCCACCGAGCTATGATAATTACGGACAGGCCTCAGCTGGGTAAGACACTAATGTACATTGTTCAGAGCCCTTTTCCTGATTCATGCAAGCTGTGATTTCTTTGACTTGTGATTGTCAGTAAGTTTTCTGACTTAATATTCAAAAGTAAACTATACAGCAAACTTGTAGGCTGATGCATCAGCCTATTAAACCCTAATACAAGTTACCCTTTTCTAGACTTTTTGTCAACTCATCATGGCAGCTTAATTATTTGGTGTCTGTTGTGCTACTCGTGATGTTGTTTTCTGAAACCCTTAAAGGTATAGCGACAAGCCGGCCGCTCCTCCAGGGCCGCCAGGTTCCTATGGTGGCCAGGTTCCAGGGGCAGACAGCTTCGGAACGCCAAACTCCTACGGTGCCCCGGGGCCACGAGGGGGTGGCGGCGCCAGCTACGGGAGATGGAGTGAAGGTAGAGAACTAGCATTTGAATAAATGTAGACCTGCATGTGTTTTGTAAAAGTGTCTTGAGTTTTCTGTATGTGATGAGTAATTAATCTTTCTGTTCACCAGGTGACGACGGTGGTCAGAGTGGGAGTTTTGGACGAGACCGTGGTGATCGctctgaaggaggagggggcttCAGAGGCCGAGGCCGCGGTGGCTACGATCGTGGTAGCTATGACCGCAGTGGTGGATATGACCGCAGTGGTGGATACGACCGTGGTGGAGGACCTCCTGGTATGGGGTAAGTTGCATAGTGCCACTGCCCCCAAGGTACCTCCCTACACTGTGAAATATGATACATGACTGTCACTCAACATATTACTCATAAACTAAAAAACACTCCATTAGACCACTCTCCGCTCATTTTCTTGGTGCTCCAGattttaaaattttttttttattcagccaAGTTGTCTCAGACAGCATTACTATCCCCTTAACTCCTGTTCATTATGTTAAGTGCCTGACTCGTCATATATTTTAAGAAACGGTCACTTAAATGTTTTTCCAAAAGATACATGCTAGTCTTATGATGGTTGATAACTTATTTAGGGATGCGTTCTTCAACAGTTATATTTTGGGTCTCAGGTAATGACTAAATGAGTCTTCCCAAATTGGGTTTCAACGGTAAAGGTCAAAGCAAAATTAAGATGAGCGTTTTACTTtgctgtacattttattttctggagAAACTTGATAGTAGGGCATGTTCACATAAAAGTGAATTGTAATGATGCACTCCACAATTTGTTAGGCAATTCAGCAGTAGTCATCCCAATGTACACATTATTAATCGGCATCCCTTTAAATTGGAATGAACTTGTGCTCTTTTACATATGAAGGCCCTACTAATGCACTCTGAGCCAGATGACCACATTACTTTAACATAAAGGTTGCATTACTGGGTATATCTGTTTCAGTTAACCAGCACACGGTAGCCTACTGAAGCTAGCCAGGTGTTAGTGGTGGATACAGCTTGTTTGGGCATGCTACGTTTCATTTCCATTCAGTTTATTTTTGGTCACTTATTTCACACCGACCATCTTTTggcatgagtttttttttaacttactaACCATCTATTCGTCTCATTTCTTGTCTCATTTGTTAACTTATTGTAAATACACCCTAAGATAAAACTCATCATCCATTAAGTTCTTTGTCTCGGAATTTTGCACCACAAACCACATTGTCAGAAAGACATTGTATCTTTATAGGCTGTAACATCAAGTGAAATATTTTCTCATTGAAACCATTGTATAGCTCTAACCTAAGCAGAACAATGCAGCAGCATATTGTCCATTATGTGAAATTGCTCCTTTATGGAAACTTGTTCTCCGCACTCGGATGCATACAATGATACTATCGCTTTCCCAATTTAAGGACTGGCAAAAGTAATACTGTTCAGTTTGGAACAGATTCTTTCAATGGGGCCCCTCGTATGTGTCTAAAGGCAAAATATAAACATGTTCCTAGATGTATGAGGGGTTTTTTTGGCCTTCAAATTATGTATTTCTATAATTTATCAATCGCCAGAAACGCCATTTTGGAGATCCTTGTGCCCTGACGAGCGTAATAGCTTTTTGCAAAATGGCAACCCTACTCAAACCATACCTGGAGACACCGCTTCAGTGGCTTGACATTCAAAAGGTTTCATTTAAGTGTTGTATATATGACGATGGCGaacgtgtgtgttgtgttaacATGGATCTACATTTTATACTACAGGTGTTCAGAGTGATTGAACTATAACTTGGATCTCATAAACTCACTCGGTGGAAGATTGCTCATTAGTTGCTATTCCCATAACACTAATTTGGctttcatgtttaaaaaaaaaaactgctggtTTTCTGGCTCTTGGCATCCAATCTGGTCATGTAAAGTGAAACTTCCAAATTCATTGTAAATGGCGATCCAGATGTGAGTATGGTCTTCACTAGTCCATCAGAGTTGCTAAGTCGTTTTATTAATTGATCTCTAAATGTCTAAGACTAACGCATTCCTCGTGTGAGACATTTCCACCATAGTCGCACACCCTGGCGGGCGTGCATACTGATGGGATGTAGGGGAGCTTTGAGCTCTCAGTTGGGACAAAGGAAAAATCCATCATATCTCCAATTTTTCCTCTGCAGAGGTGGTGACCGTGGTGGCTACAAAAATTACGGTGGTAAGTGACGAGCATCAGAACTGTGTCGGTGGGGGAGGAAAGAACTTGacttaggaaaaaaaaaaagggtgggggcgggttaaaaaaaaacagtgaatgcCACCATTTTCATGTCCAGATCCCAAGGAACTCCACCTATTCTTAGCAGGGTTTCCCCTAAAGACTTCAGATATGGTAAACAACATGGAGCCTGAGTTTTAAAATAGTATTGTTGCATGACGACGGGGGCTGGTAGTAAATGACAGGTGTCCTCAGGACGAAGAAGGAAAAACATTCTAATACTGGAATTTTTGGTGGTTTTCATTTCTGGtgtaagccccccccgaaaTATCGGAACAATTCTGTTCTTGTTGCACGGTGTTGGTATGTGATGCAACGGTATGAAAACACCCATCAGAGAGCTGTAAACatggacattttttaattttctttatcattatgccTTGATAGGGATGAAG
Encoded proteins:
- the porb gene encoding P450 (cytochrome) oxidoreductase b isoform X1; its protein translation is MTDMDAETGGHTEPMAGEEEPFFSSLDLVLFSVCIGIFVYWFMSRKKPEPIPEFKKLDTPAPTARETSFIEKMKKTGKNIVVFYGSQTGTGEEFANRLSKDAQRYGMKGMAADPEEYEMGELARLAEVKNSLAIFCMATYGEGDPTDNAQDFYDWLQENDDEDLSGLTYTVFALGNKTYEHYNAMGKYVDKRLAELGAKRIFDLGLGDDDGNLEEDFVSWREQFWPAVCEHFGVEALGDDSSIRQYELKEHTDINMNKVYTGEIGRLKSFEVQKPPFDSKNPFLAPVTVNRRLNKAGDRHLMHLELDITGSKIRYESGDHVAVFPTNDSALVNKLGQVLGVDLDAVISLNNLDEESNKKHPFPCPTSYRTALTHYLDITNSPRTNVLYELAQYASDPKDQENMRKMASSSPEGKALYHSWVLGASRNILAILEDMPSLRPPVDHLCELLPRLQARYYSIASSSKVHPNSIHVCAVVVEYETPTGRTNKGVATNWLKNKLVSDNGHKSTVPMFIRKSQFRLPFKATNPVIMIGPGTGIAPFMGFIQERAWLKQQGKDVGETVMYFGCRHKNEDYIYQEELEDAEKNGVLTQLNVAFSRDQEQKLYVQHLLKTNKEHVWKLIHSENAHIYVCGDAKKMAHDVQTALYEIGEELGGLTRTQATDYIKKLMTKGRYSQDVWS
- the porb gene encoding P450 (cytochrome) oxidoreductase b isoform X2 is translated as MGCVFSLPEDRRDAAERAPTARETSFIEKMKKTGKNIVVFYGSQTGTGEEFANRLSKDAQRYGMKGMAADPEEYEMGELARLAEVKNSLAIFCMATYGEGDPTDNAQDFYDWLQENDDEDLSGLTYTVFALGNKTYEHYNAMGKYVDKRLAELGAKRIFDLGLGDDDGNLEEDFVSWREQFWPAVCEHFGVEALGDDSSIRQYELKEHTDINMNKVYTGEIGRLKSFEVQKPPFDSKNPFLAPVTVNRRLNKAGDRHLMHLELDITGSKIRYESGDHVAVFPTNDSALVNKLGQVLGVDLDAVISLNNLDEESNKKHPFPCPTSYRTALTHYLDITNSPRTNVLYELAQYASDPKDQENMRKMASSSPEGKALYHSWVLGASRNILAILEDMPSLRPPVDHLCELLPRLQARYYSIASSSKVHPNSIHVCAVVVEYETPTGRTNKGVATNWLKNKLVSDNGHKSTVPMFIRKSQFRLPFKATNPVIMIGPGTGIAPFMGFIQERAWLKQQGKDVGETVMYFGCRHKNEDYIYQEELEDAEKNGVLTQLNVAFSRDQEQKLYVQHLLKTNKEHVWKLIHSENAHIYVCGDAKKMAHDVQTALYEIGEELGGLTRTQATDYIKKLMTKGRYSQDVWS